The Arachis hypogaea cultivar Tifrunner chromosome 16, arahy.Tifrunner.gnm2.J5K5, whole genome shotgun sequence genome contains a region encoding:
- the LOC112756794 gene encoding uncharacterized protein — protein MPPPPLSELMRMVAELQQANQRMADENQIMAAQIAELNHAQIEHNDAHRQQIENEEHQSQPSHVSETARGEEQQPEDEKEEADDLVGPFTEQVMNFELPKRFTLPLTLTPYDGLGDPKKFLKKFRSIMIVNGASDTVLCCCFPNYLDGPALDWLCALPAGSISRFQQLAKLFEEHFAGSAIYLHDSDYLNTIKQGPNESLKDYMTRFTKVAISILDLHPEVHLHAIKSGLRPGKFQETIAVAKPKTLAEFCEKAKGQIDIEELRQARKSDKSHFREDDKSSTPKKSFKLTPRFDSYTQFNTKREDIIKEILNSKLIKSPRKAGTYQDAKNVDKSKYCAFHQKHGHNTDDCVVAKDLLERLARQGHLDKYIGGHIQKRGSSSTTTDLSEQNRGKEKASPRQYERPRGIINCISGGYASGEYSNSARKRSFRAICSVNGPQQDATITHQQPEVTFTHADFNSSIQNLDDPVVVTLQLGDLLVKKVLLDPRSSADVLFYSTFQKMKLSDNMLQSTGGDLVGFSGERVPILGSVWLQTTLGEHPLSKTNDIQYLVVDCFSPYNLILGRPFLNKFGAIVSTVHLCVKFPLQDDQVVTIHGDHKEARQCYNISMKFQNRSTQQVNNVDLKQNGHSLADLDPRADFLERPKPSDDLQKVYFNNDPNKFTYVGTSINKFELQAITTFLQKQADLFAWTPSDMPGIDPKLSVIN, from the coding sequence ATGCCGCCTCCTCCACTGTCCGAACTCATGCGAATGGTAGCTGAGCTACAGCAAGCCAATCAACGAATGGCCGACGAGAACCAAATAATGGCTGCCCAGATCGCTGAACTAAACCATGCTCAGATTGAGCACAACGATGCTCATCGTCAACAGATAGAAAACGAGGAACATCAGTCCCAACCCTCTCATGTCTCGGAGACTGCTCGAGGCGAAGAGCAACAACccgaagatgaaaaagaagaggcTGACGACCTTGTAGGTCCCTTCACGGAACAAGTGATGAACTTCGAACTGCCGAAGAGGTTCACTCTGCCACTGACCCTCACGCCTTATGACGGACTCGGAGACCCGAAGAAGTTTCTAAAGAAATTCCGATCAATAATGATCGTCAATGGTGCATCAGATACAGTTTTATGTTGTTGTTTTCCGAATTATTTAGACGgccctgcacttgattggttgtgTGCTTTGCCTGCAGGTTCCATTTCACGGTTTCAGCAGTTGGCGAAGTTATTTGAAGAACATTTTGCCGGATCCGCAATATACTTGCACGATTCCGATTACTTGAATACTATCAAGCAAGGACCGAATGAAAGCTTAAAGGACTACATGACCCGCTTCACCAAGGTCGCAATCAGTATACTAGACCTCCACCCCGAGGTCCATCTACACGCAATTAAAAGCGGCCTTCGACCCGGAAAGTTCCAGGAGACAATCGCAGTAGCCAAGCCGAAGACTCTAGCAGAATTTTGCGAGAAGGCAAAGGGACAAATTGATATCGAGGAGCTCAGACAAGCTCGGAAGTCTGACAAGTCACATTTCCGAGAAGACGATAAGAGCTCAACCCCTAAGAAGAGTTTTAAACTAACACCTCGATTTGATTCTTATACGCAGTTTAACACTAAGAGAGAAGAcataatcaaagagatcttgaattCAAAACTGATCAAGTCACCAAGAAAAGCCGGTACCTACCAAGATGCCAAGAACGTTGACAAGTCGAAGTATTGCGCCTTCCACCAGAAACACGGTCACAATACTGATGACTGCGTGGTCGCCAAAGACCTTTTAGAGCGACTGGCAAGACAAGGACACCTCGACAAATACATCGGGGGTCACATACAAAAGCGCGGATCTAGCTCCACAACAACCGACCTCTCTGAACAAAACCGAGGAAAAGAGAAGGCATCTCCAAGACAATATGAAAGACCACGAGGTATAATCAATTGTATTTCAGGAGGATACGCTAGTGGAGAATATTCGAATTCGGCAAGGAAAAGGTCGTTCCGAGCAATATGCTCGGTAAACGGACCACAGCAAGACGCAACAATCACCCATCAACAACCAGAAGTGACTTTCACACACGCCGACTTCAACTCCAGCATACAAAATTTAGACGACCCTGTGGTAGTCACCCTTCAGCTAGGGGATCTGTTAGTAAAAAAAGTACTCTTGGATCCCAGGAGCAGTGCCGATGTTCTGTTCTACTCCACATTTCAAAAAATGAAGCTCAGCGACAACATGCTACAATCCACAGGAGGAGACTTGGTCGGATTCTCAGGAGAACGAGTTCCAATACTCGGatcagtgtggttacaaaccacactgggtGAGCATCCTCTTTCAAAAACTAATGATATTCAATATTTAGTTGTTGATTGTTTCAGTCCATATAACCTTATTCTTGGCCGACCTTTCTTGAACAAGTTCGGCGCCATTGTTTCTACAGTTCATCTCTGTGTTAAGTTTCCACTGCAGGACGATCAGGTTGTAACAATCCACGGGGATCATAAAGAGGCACGACAATGTTACAACATCAGCATGAAATTCCAAAACCGCtcaactcaacaagtcaacaatgTCGACCTCAAGCAAAACGGCCATTCACTAGCCGACCTTGACCCAAGAGCTGATTTTCTCGAACGACCAAAACCTTCCGACGACCTACAAAAAGTCTATTTTAATAATGACCCTAACAAATTTACTTACGTAGGTACATCAATCAACAAATTTGAGTTACAGGCCATAACAACCTTCCTGCAAAAACAAGCCGACCTTTTTGCGTGGACACCTTCAGACATGCCCGGCATCGACCCCAAATTATCAGTCATAAACTAG